The following are encoded together in the Streptomyces sp. NBC_00341 genome:
- a CDS encoding transposase, which produces MAAGKSTAAANSGWVVFEDEAGQSMTPPRARTWGRRGSTPVVRVRGRGSGRVSMAGMTCYKPGERSRLFYAIREYRGRKNEPKGFGWKDYRDLVIRAHTQLGGPIVLVWDNLRMHLVAPLREFFEANASWLTVFQLPTYAPDLNPQEGIWSLVKRDIGNLAAADLGQVTRAVKRKLKMLQYRPEVIDGCLAGAGLTLSA; this is translated from the coding sequence GTGGCCGCGGGTAAGAGCACCGCGGCGGCGAACAGCGGTTGGGTGGTCTTCGAGGACGAGGCCGGCCAGTCGATGACACCGCCGCGTGCCAGGACGTGGGGCCGCAGGGGCAGCACGCCGGTCGTCCGCGTGCGCGGGCGGGGCTCGGGCCGAGTATCCATGGCGGGGATGACCTGCTACAAGCCGGGTGAGCGGTCCCGTTTGTTCTACGCGATCCGTGAGTACCGGGGCCGCAAGAACGAACCCAAGGGCTTCGGCTGGAAGGACTACCGCGACCTGGTAATCCGCGCCCATACACAGCTCGGCGGCCCGATTGTGCTGGTGTGGGACAACCTACGCATGCACCTGGTTGCGCCACTGAGGGAGTTCTTCGAGGCCAACGCCTCATGGCTCACCGTATTTCAGCTGCCGACTTACGCCCCGGACCTCAACCCGCAGGAGGGCATCTGGTCCCTGGTCAAACGCGACATCGGCAACCTGGCCGCCGCCGACCTTGGCCAGGTCACCCGCGCTGTGAAGCGCAAGCTCAAGATGCTGCAGTACAGGCCGGAGGTGATCGACGGATGCCTGGCCGGCGCCGGCCTGACCCTGTCGGCGTGA
- a CDS encoding winged helix-turn-helix domain-containing protein, which produces MRYPQGGGLTDVERDARERVRRQAVTCFEADRKNREIAAMLRVSERSVERWRRQWREGGHAGVASKGSPGRPRLSDAQMARLERELDCGPLAHGWADQRWTLARVKTVIGRLFHVSYTVEGTWRLLRRYGWSWQQPTRRAIERDDDAVELWKGEVWPRVRAPRRRTAVGWSSRTRPASR; this is translated from the coding sequence GTGAGATATCCGCAGGGCGGCGGCTTGACCGACGTCGAGAGAGACGCGCGAGAGCGGGTCCGGCGCCAGGCCGTGACGTGCTTCGAGGCTGACCGGAAGAACCGGGAGATCGCTGCCATGCTGCGGGTCTCGGAACGGTCGGTGGAGCGTTGGCGACGCCAGTGGCGCGAGGGCGGCCACGCCGGAGTGGCCTCCAAGGGATCACCTGGCCGACCCCGACTATCTGACGCGCAGATGGCCAGGTTGGAGCGGGAGTTGGACTGCGGTCCGCTGGCACACGGGTGGGCCGACCAGCGGTGGACGCTGGCCCGCGTGAAGACGGTGATCGGCCGGCTGTTCCACGTCTCGTACACCGTGGAGGGCACGTGGCGACTGCTGCGGCGCTATGGCTGGTCCTGGCAGCAGCCGACCCGGCGCGCTATCGAGCGTGACGACGACGCGGTGGAGTTGTGGAAAGGAGAGGTGTGGCCGCGGGTAAGAGCACCGCGGCGGCGAACAGCGGTTGGGTGGTCTTCGAGGACGAGGCCGGCCAGTCGATGA
- a CDS encoding phosphotransferase family protein, whose translation MNHEGTATVRPSTLAWVGRHLEAGERVVGAEALHGGITAEMRRLVIGARDGRTRDLALRSYVDPFYLENAEDGLIGEAGALTLLAGTGVPAPSLVAVDPTAAQCAYPSLLMTHLAGRTVLDDRGVEARVRLLARQLVAIHAVRPAERPREYTTLTTADTVVVPRGGDADVWAAAIEVIRRPAPPYEGRYLHRDFQPGNVLFDVSPSNPEGARITGVIDWAGPCWGPADLDVAHCSVNLALLHGPAWGLRFAEAYEEAGGVLAASGSERLYWRVRDALAASEEVRSVSQPWREAGRTELTTRAVEDRLDAYVTALMDAPG comes from the coding sequence ATGAACCACGAGGGGACCGCGACCGTCCGGCCGTCGACGCTGGCTTGGGTGGGTCGGCACCTGGAAGCCGGCGAACGGGTCGTCGGAGCCGAGGCGCTGCACGGCGGCATCACCGCCGAGATGCGGAGGCTGGTCATCGGCGCACGGGACGGACGCACCCGTGACCTGGCGCTGCGGAGCTACGTCGACCCGTTCTACCTGGAGAACGCCGAGGACGGGCTGATCGGGGAGGCCGGCGCTCTGACCTTGCTCGCGGGGACCGGTGTGCCGGCTCCTTCGCTGGTCGCGGTTGATCCGACCGCCGCGCAGTGCGCGTATCCGTCGCTCCTGATGACCCATCTGGCGGGCCGGACGGTCCTGGACGACAGGGGAGTGGAGGCGCGCGTGCGCCTGCTGGCCCGTCAACTCGTCGCGATCCACGCGGTGCGCCCCGCTGAGCGGCCCCGGGAATATACGACGTTGACGACCGCCGACACCGTCGTGGTTCCCAGGGGCGGCGACGCGGACGTATGGGCCGCGGCGATCGAAGTGATCCGCAGGCCCGCGCCACCCTATGAAGGGCGCTACCTGCACCGGGACTTCCAACCCGGCAACGTGCTGTTCGACGTGTCGCCTTCGAACCCGGAAGGCGCTCGGATCACCGGCGTCATCGACTGGGCAGGACCCTGCTGGGGCCCGGCCGATCTCGATGTGGCGCACTGCTCCGTCAATCTCGCGCTGCTGCACGGCCCGGCTTGGGGGCTGCGGTTCGCCGAGGCGTACGAGGAAGCCGGCGGCGTGCTGGCTGCGAGCGGGAGCGAGCGGCTGTACTGGCGGGTGCGGGACGCGCTGGCCGCCTCGGAGGAAGTGCGGTCGGTGTCGCAGCCGTGGCGGGAGGCCGGGAGAACAGAGCTGACGACGCGAGCGGTGGAAGACCGGCTGGATGCCTATGTCACGGCCCTGATGGACGCGCCGGGCTGA
- a CDS encoding sel1 repeat family protein — MGDVLADLRQVGEFKRRALRDRPSNRELARLAEVAPGTPGAWLDGANLPQDLGKLIVVLEAICAEAARIGVLGSRVDDSGKTAAELLDPGRWRAAFAEERERRAEDTRSAVERQQARAALVEDERRARQAALVDRPRPVGEWTAQRLGVHPAIPGRPVGDGLRDGVDGSDFILPRYVLRPHDERLRGLLREAVATGARPSLIVVEGGSCTGKTRTAFEGLRASVPPNVLLLFPADPAGLLDVLAAEALEPGSVLWLNEAQDYLTGPTGEAVAAALLRRLDGKGPLVVVATLWPEHLKTLRDAGHGHSTGGGFRDSGPDQNRLSRALLAQATYVHVPRTFADALELVTELACQDGSLAAALESGHADLTQTLAAAPDLVDFYEVPVGEAGTHCRAILSAAMDAHRLGVSGPLPLAFLEAAVPGYLNDDERAVHPGWFTWALAHARTVVKQTTSPLQDVARPGRMGVVPGVVRLADYLQQHGDRTRRTVCPPASFWDAAAKHLADATDLHRLAYAAQERARLRHAGVLFAASADAGDPSALFALAVRMDRAEDNEMAQRLLEAAAAAGDGQAAGDLAWRATEMGEPAKADRILRATTDAARPDALARLALRHELSGDRVQARRLYLAAAELGSESARRYLDWERKRETERNAERQEVLDSSPSKAEDRVPLVLEEVDSYVLSHNRPDSAPVTRWFLEYGNLHELFGDMHERQGNHEEAERLYRAAAGLGNSRALRKLAEQAAVLGHREKTERLYLAATELEWVMSGTVSVVVPGGAPWTAAESR; from the coding sequence ATGGGTGACGTGTTAGCGGATCTCCGGCAGGTGGGGGAGTTCAAGCGCCGTGCGCTTCGCGACCGTCCGTCGAACCGAGAACTGGCGAGGCTGGCGGAAGTCGCCCCTGGTACGCCGGGCGCCTGGCTCGACGGTGCGAACCTGCCGCAGGACCTCGGGAAGCTGATTGTCGTCCTCGAGGCGATCTGTGCGGAAGCCGCCCGCATAGGCGTCTTGGGCAGCCGCGTCGACGACTCCGGGAAGACCGCTGCTGAGCTGCTGGATCCCGGGCGTTGGCGCGCCGCCTTTGCCGAGGAGCGCGAGCGTCGGGCTGAGGACACCCGGTCGGCGGTCGAGCGTCAGCAGGCGCGAGCGGCCTTGGTGGAGGACGAGCGCCGTGCCCGGCAGGCCGCGCTCGTGGACCGCCCGCGACCGGTCGGAGAGTGGACTGCTCAGCGGCTCGGTGTGCACCCTGCTATCCCAGGGCGCCCTGTCGGCGACGGCCTCCGCGACGGTGTCGACGGATCGGACTTCATCCTGCCTCGCTATGTGCTCCGCCCGCACGATGAGCGGCTGCGCGGCCTGCTGCGGGAGGCAGTGGCGACAGGGGCCCGGCCGAGCCTGATCGTGGTGGAGGGGGGCTCGTGCACAGGCAAGACTAGAACGGCCTTCGAGGGGTTGCGGGCGTCGGTACCGCCGAACGTCCTGCTGCTCTTCCCAGCGGACCCCGCCGGTCTGCTGGACGTTCTGGCCGCGGAGGCCCTCGAGCCGGGAAGCGTGCTGTGGCTCAACGAGGCCCAGGACTATCTCACCGGCCCGACAGGTGAGGCAGTTGCTGCGGCGCTTCTACGGCGGCTCGACGGCAAGGGACCTCTCGTGGTGGTCGCCACGTTGTGGCCGGAACATCTCAAGACCCTGCGGGACGCTGGCCACGGTCACAGCACCGGCGGCGGATTCCGTGACAGCGGTCCCGATCAGAACCGGCTATCTCGCGCGCTCCTCGCCCAGGCCACTTACGTCCATGTGCCCCGCACCTTTGCAGACGCCCTAGAGCTGGTCACGGAACTCGCCTGCCAGGACGGCTCGTTGGCGGCGGCCCTAGAGTCCGGCCACGCCGATCTGACCCAGACCCTAGCCGCCGCTCCGGATTTGGTCGACTTCTACGAGGTCCCCGTCGGCGAGGCGGGGACCCACTGCAGGGCCATCCTCAGCGCCGCGATGGATGCCCACCGTCTCGGCGTCAGCGGACCGTTGCCGCTCGCCTTCCTAGAGGCCGCAGTTCCCGGCTACCTAAATGACGACGAGAGGGCCGTCCATCCGGGGTGGTTCACCTGGGCGCTCGCCCACGCCCGTACCGTCGTCAAGCAGACCACTAGCCCGCTACAGGATGTCGCCCGCCCTGGCCGGATGGGCGTTGTGCCCGGCGTGGTGCGCCTCGCCGACTACCTGCAGCAGCACGGTGATCGGACCCGCCGAACCGTCTGCCCGCCAGCCTCTTTCTGGGATGCAGCGGCCAAGCACCTCGCGGATGCCACAGACCTCCACCGCCTCGCCTACGCTGCCCAAGAGCGGGCGAGGCTGCGCCACGCCGGCGTCCTGTTCGCAGCCAGTGCGGACGCCGGAGACCCGTCCGCCCTTTTCGCACTCGCAGTTCGGATGGACCGGGCCGAAGACAACGAGATGGCGCAGAGGCTCCTTGAAGCCGCCGCAGCCGCGGGCGACGGACAGGCGGCGGGCGACCTGGCTTGGCGGGCAACAGAGATGGGGGAGCCCGCGAAAGCGGACCGGATCCTGAGGGCCACCACTGATGCTGCGCGCCCGGACGCCTTGGCGAGGCTGGCACTCAGGCACGAGCTGTCCGGAGACCGAGTCCAAGCCAGGCGGCTTTATCTGGCCGCAGCTGAGCTGGGAAGCGAGTCCGCGCGAAGGTACTTGGACTGGGAGAGAAAAAGGGAAACGGAACGGAACGCGGAGCGGCAGGAGGTTTTGGATTCCTCGCCTTCCAAAGCCGAGGACAGAGTCCCGCTCGTCCTGGAGGAAGTCGACTCCTATGTGCTAAGCCACAACAGGCCGGATTCCGCTCCGGTGACCCGCTGGTTCCTGGAATATGGCAATCTGCACGAGCTGTTCGGGGATATGCACGAACGCCAAGGCAACCACGAGGAGGCTGAACGCCTGTATCGGGCAGCCGCCGGGTTGGGTAACTCCAGGGCTTTACGAAAACTGGCTGAGCAGGCGGCGGTTTTGGGGCACCGTGAGAAGACGGAGCGGCTGTACCTGGCGGCTACTGAACTTGAATGGGTGATGTCGGGAACGGTGAGTGTGGTGGTGCCCGGGGGCGCTCCGTGGACGGCTGCTGAGTCAAGATGA
- a CDS encoding DUF6000 family protein has product MRQAHEDTELRALVRRYVTPERRYLKLGGGVLTMPDPAYGRFARALGEDAGLVTPHEIGTLLEGGWRERRTAAWLIAVSRRTEFRERLGELLLESEVCCVGPAYCVALARFGTPRDAELLAAYLDRYLRRPDLGYDQIVVMGALVFIGLDLGEDHAARFLVPDGLWHQWLRDATHVQPTTDPATCLSLIRRLCAFADECAGLR; this is encoded by the coding sequence ATGCGACAGGCTCACGAGGACACCGAACTGCGGGCCCTGGTCCGCCGCTACGTCACGCCGGAGCGCCGCTACCTGAAGCTCGGCGGCGGTGTGCTGACCATGCCGGATCCCGCGTACGGCCGCTTCGCGCGAGCTCTCGGGGAGGACGCGGGACTCGTCACCCCACATGAGATCGGCACGCTCCTGGAAGGAGGATGGCGTGAGCGCAGGACCGCTGCCTGGCTCATCGCGGTCTCCCGCCGTACCGAGTTCCGTGAACGCCTCGGAGAACTCCTGCTGGAGAGCGAGGTCTGCTGCGTGGGGCCGGCGTACTGCGTGGCCCTCGCCCGCTTCGGCACACCGCGCGACGCCGAACTACTGGCCGCCTACCTCGACCGCTACCTTCGCCGCCCGGACCTCGGCTACGACCAGATCGTGGTCATGGGCGCCCTCGTGTTCATCGGCCTGGACCTCGGGGAGGACCACGCCGCCCGGTTCCTGGTCCCGGACGGCCTGTGGCACCAGTGGCTCCGCGACGCAACCCACGTGCAGCCCACCACGGACCCCGCCACCTGCCTGAGCCTGATCCGCAGGCTCTGCGCCTTCGCCGACGAATGCGCCGGACTGCGATGA
- a CDS encoding AAA family ATPase, which translates to MNQAPPQDIANPQASLTTKEGWRAFVDENPEPPPSLPPATVLDEDELESYKEARIDYHTRSVIVNTPTIRGVVTTGRKRIVLNRHQVSARRGLIVSGSAGTGKTTAITQLGKNVEQITRRRNPAAVGGLPVVFVTVPPAATPKMLAGEFARFLGVPLEHRMSQVQITNAVCDLLGKLGTTLVLVDEIHNLDLTTRNGAEASDQLKYLSERIAATFVLAGLDVETSSLFQGTRGQQIAGRYTVIPSRPFGHKNRADKEHWQALVATMEDSLRLHAHRPGTLVAMTDYLHERTGGLIGSLSQLVREGAVDAIDTGAEKITKRMLDEIELDHAVQQSQPDHCRAKRTRTPRAA; encoded by the coding sequence GTGAACCAGGCCCCGCCACAGGACATCGCAAATCCGCAGGCGTCGCTGACCACGAAGGAAGGTTGGCGGGCGTTCGTCGACGAGAACCCGGAGCCCCCGCCGTCGCTCCCGCCCGCCACCGTCCTGGACGAGGACGAACTGGAGTCATACAAGGAAGCACGAATCGACTACCACACACGATCCGTCATCGTGAACACCCCCACGATCCGCGGCGTCGTCACCACCGGCCGCAAGCGCATCGTGCTCAACCGGCACCAGGTCTCCGCCCGGCGCGGCCTAATCGTGTCCGGTTCCGCCGGCACCGGCAAGACCACGGCGATCACCCAGTTGGGAAAGAACGTCGAACAGATCACCCGGCGCCGCAACCCCGCTGCTGTCGGCGGACTTCCGGTCGTCTTCGTCACCGTTCCCCCGGCCGCAACCCCGAAGATGCTCGCAGGCGAGTTCGCCCGATTCCTCGGCGTCCCGCTGGAGCACCGCATGAGCCAGGTCCAGATCACCAACGCCGTCTGTGACCTGCTCGGCAAGCTCGGCACCACGCTCGTCCTGGTCGACGAGATCCACAACCTCGACCTGACCACCCGCAACGGAGCCGAGGCATCCGACCAACTGAAGTACCTATCGGAACGGATCGCGGCCACCTTCGTGCTTGCTGGTCTCGACGTCGAGACCAGCAGCCTGTTCCAGGGCACCCGCGGGCAGCAGATCGCCGGCCGCTACACGGTCATCCCCTCCCGGCCCTTCGGCCACAAGAACCGCGCGGACAAGGAACACTGGCAGGCCCTGGTGGCGACCATGGAAGACTCCCTGCGGCTACACGCCCATCGTCCCGGCACCTTGGTCGCCATGACCGATTACCTGCACGAACGCACCGGCGGGCTGATCGGCAGTCTTTCCCAGCTCGTCCGAGAAGGCGCAGTCGACGCCATCGATACCGGCGCAGAAAAGATCACCAAGCGCATGCTCGACGAGATCGAGCTCGACCACGCTGTCCAGCAGTCCCAGCCGGATCACTGCCGTGCCAAGCGCACCCGCACACCGAGGGCTGCCTGA